In a single window of the Papaver somniferum cultivar HN1 chromosome 8, ASM357369v1, whole genome shotgun sequence genome:
- the LOC113306459 gene encoding uncharacterized protein LOC113306459 translates to MANAKNRRCKITKLEVDRVDVFNQDTIKDELHRYYTGLFISSHSVMPCFDNLSFPKFDTAHNIWLETPFEEVEGFFEKGMVEWRLNVYFVKLVPKKEDSLIAKDFMPISLISSFYMIVSKVLTERLKVVIHNLVSYSQGAFIKEKQILDGILLSNECIDSRMKAWKPGFLCKIDMEKAFNNVNWNSLFLILMKHGFW, encoded by the exons ATGGCTAATGCTAAAAACAGGAGATGCAAAATTACAAAATTGGAGGTGGATAGGGTGGATGTTTTTAATCAAGATACTATAAAGGACGAGCTTCACAGATATTATACAGGTCTTTTCATTTCTTCTCATTCAGTTATGCCATGTTTTGATAATTTATCGTTTCCAAAATTTGATACTGCTCATAATATATGGCTGGAGACACCATTTGAAGAGGTGGAG GGCTTCTTTGAGAAAGGAATGGTGGAATGGAGGTTAAATGTTTATTTTGTCAAGCTAGTTCCAAAGAAGGAGGACTCCTTAATTGCCAAAGACTTCATGCCAATCAGTTTGATTAGTAGCTTTTATATGATTGTTTCTAAGGTTTTGACAGAGAGATTAAAGGTTGTAATTCATAACTTGGTGTCATATTCTCAAGGTGCTTTTATCAAGGAGAAACAGATTTTGGATGGTATCTTACTTTCTAATGAATGCATTGATAGTAGAATGAAGGCTTGGAAACCAGGTTTTCTATGTAAGATTGATATGGAAAAAGCATTTAATAATGTGAATTGGAATTCTCTTTTTCTGATCCTTATGAAGCATGGCTTTTGGTGA